The Arachis ipaensis cultivar K30076 chromosome B07, Araip1.1, whole genome shotgun sequence genomic interval ccacctaaaaaggtggcactacttcagcggtggttattggttcaccactataaataccctgacatccctcaggtatcactaagtccaatacattctaaacttgctcacactcttgctaacttaggcatcggagtgtctttgcaggtaccaccccccattctttcacacgtGCAAGTCGGACGGAAGAACACCGAGTTTCAGGTTCACTCGATAGTCACCTCCCTcacacgtttgggccaaccaacgccatccggcccactaatctctggttacccaccgtaacaataTTCATCTTTATAACTCAAATTAAATTACCTTGCTTCTTCCTTACAAAAAATTATGCAACCATGGTGACGGCAGAAAAGATAATATAATCCTGCCAACAAAGTAACAAAAATCAAACCACATGCACTTCTCTTATTGCAATCTTATCTTTAATTATATTCTAACTTCTTTTCAAAGTCAATGGTCCAAATCTGAACCAGCATTTGAAGAGAAGAAAATTTTTGGGGGGGCAAAAGCATATATACAAAAAGGGAATAATTAACTACCATCTTTTGACTATATAAAACCGGTGATTTCTCTTTACTTGAATGACTTTATTAGTAACTTACGGGATGTCACATTAGCATAATAATTACTTCCATTTTtcccaacaaaagaaaaaatgttgGGTTGATTCAAAAAATAGTTTTTTAAGTTTTGATTGTTTTAGATCATACAAATTCTAATAGATATTACTTGTCTTaaaaaaattaagccaattaaAAAAGGTATGTAAATGATTATATTTCTATCACACATGGAGGTTAAGATAATTTTGGAGATAAAGGGTAATTAGAAGATAAAATGGtgcaataataatataatttcatGTGAACCGGCGAGTATTGCGGTGGTTTTGGTGTTTGAAGAACCTCAAGAAAGGAGGATAGATGCATGGGGGGCCATTAACAAACAAGgctgaaaattaaattagaggacAAGATTCCAAGCTTTTGGAGTAAAATTTCAGAGAAAGAATATGCTACCTTTTGAGTTGTGTGAAAGGCTATGGCTACATTTTATTCAGTCAAACGGTGGAAACTCAAGTgcagtcgatttcacgtgaagttgataactgagagtcgttagatgatttaactgatttgactaaattttcatttaacgactctcagttatcaacttcacgtaaagtggACTACACTTGAATTTTCACCTTTTTACATACATCATCTAAAATAGAGTTGGAAGTTGGTCGATAGGTCGACTCACTTTTTTGAGTAACTCACTAGCTAACGTGATAAATTATTCTTTGACATGTCGAGATGGAAGAAAAtcgtgaaaaaaaaattaattgtgtATTTTATACACAGAGAAATAGATATTGTtggaatataaaattatttaaacaaagcttaaataataagtaaaaaaattaattttaacgtattattattataaaataacctTATCAAATAATCAATCATATATTATCATATTAAAAGTAACTAATCTTAAACTAATTacttaaaaaaattatctaaccGTTNNNNNNNNNNNNNNNNNNNNNNNNNNAACCGTTAACCGTTTAAATTTAATTGAATAatcacataaaaaaattattattagtacactaaaattaaattcatcaaataaatataaaaaaataatataagtgAAGACTTACATATAGTTATTTTCGtgtaaaattgataattaaaaattgtaattaaatttGTCAAATCATCTCATGATTTTAAACTGCATGTGAATTTTTACTAATAATATAATAGTGCAACTGCAATTATACGGTTACAATTTAGAACTACAAAGGCAACCTTATAGAAATCAGTCCATGGCCATGCATGCAACAtgcattattttatttattgattgTTTTTAacttatttattatattatttgtgACACCATAATTGTGAGAAGAATAAAAGATAAACTGCTATGAGAAGAGGTAGCCCATAACGAGATTTAGatctaaaattttattatttttgttcctTTTTATATATATGAATCTTCtaatataaaatctaaaatatCAACCCCTATAGTCTAGAATCCAAGGATCAATGTACATGGCCttgttttttaattatatatgatgatgatgatggtgatgattgccatttattttaattttttagtttgcATCCATTATTGTTCAAGTTTGCacttttatataataataaactATAATCCTTTCATTAGTTCTTAGTTATAATAAGTTAATAattgaatattttattattgtattatAATAATCATACTTATATTTGTTGCTTTTGAAGAAAAAGCAAAAGAGCAATCACTAATAAACAATGGAAATattaatattcatatattattatttatccaACACTTTTTGTTTAGTTAGAAAATtcatactctttttcttttgaccGTACCGATAATAAAAACCTTATTAAGTTAAGAAAGTTTACATTAATATTAATtatatgagtttaattttaaagTGTTAAGCATATAAAtagttttatatatattttatacggtTATTCAGttaaatttatgtatttaaataattttttaaataataaatttaaaaattaattatttttattaatataaaaatattgatTATACAATAATATATAGGGAAGACGGTTTCACATTAAAAAAGGAAATGAACTTTATTGACCatatataaaacaaattaaaaacatTTCCATTTGTCTACATTGGAATCCATTGAATTTCGAGGCATTTCTTTTCCTTTACCAATTCAAACAAAGGTTGATTTTGAAGACAAGAGAATCATGGTTTTCGAAAAAGTAGAAACTCAGGTctagtcgactttacgtgaagttgatagatgAGAGCCGTCcgatgatttgagtgatttgattaaattttcatctaaaGACTCTCAcaactatcaactttacgtgaagttgactgTACCTGAATTTTCATCTTCTGAAAATTAAAGTATACCTTTTTAATTTCCTTCAATAGTATATAATATTATAACGTCATACTCTATATACCTTTTTCCTTCTATTAAGAAAAAGGTTTGTTGTAACTGTCCTCCTTTCCTTCACAAATTCAGGGTTTAAAGTTCCTAGTCAAAAGCTTATGTATATGTGgtagtttgaactttgaagttgatcctttagaaaattaatttttccaCTCAATTTATTGTCATGGAGTCAATTAAATAATCACATCTTTTTTGTTGCTATATATGAATAGAATGTGATACTCATATTGATCGAATTCTTTGTCTNNNNNNNNNNNNNNNNNNNNNNNNNNNNNNNNNNNNNNNNNNNNNNNNNNNNNNNNNNNNNNNNNNNNNNNNNNNNNNNNNNNNNNNNNNNNNNNNNNNNNNNNGAAGTGTAATGAACTACACACACAAAAGTAAAAACCTTAATAATAATAGATATAACTAATCATGATTATCTAGATTTTAATGGATAGCTTTGACCATCTTgttttataatatataaattcCTTAAGGCTGCGTTTATTTTCGAGAACAGAACAGGATAAGACACTAAAAATAGGATAGGACAAGATATTGAtagacaaaaatacaaaattttgtatttttatattctatttggtaataaattaaactataacaaattatgaaaatctaatttatttttattttttttcattcaaaaaatttgagaggaaaaatataataataaaaaatataattataaaaaattaacaagaataataaaagaaaaaataaaaaataagttgtgtcccttgttagtgtctccgtgtccttCTCGTCAGGATagacacaaaatatactaattcagtaTCTCTGAATATATTGTCTCTCTTCATGTCTCCTCTCCCAAATACGATCGTGTATCTCTATATCTCTGTCTCAAtgtcctgtctctgtaaacaaacgcagaACCGACAGATGTTATTAATCTAATTAGCACCAAAATACtcgtaaaaaatataaaaatatttaataacaaaaaaattaactaaaaaataataaaatttattttgtttaatatttattgattattataataatcaataactattaaataagacaagttttaGGTTGTTTTTTATATTACCGTAAAAAGTAATTGTAtgaaaatcaaaggaaacatatgTAGCCTAGCTCAGTTAATGAAGAGTCATAATTGTCACCCTTCTTTGTTTACTTCTTTTCACTAATTAGCTAGCTGGTGTTACCTTGTTATACGTATCATTATTACTCAATAATTTCCAAATTGTATTAACATTATTATAGTATATACTTCTAATCTAAAACTCGTTAAGCTAACgttctttatatatataaaatagttATATTTCAGAGTACAACTCATGATTTNNNNNNNNNNNNttacaaaatataaaaataaaaatataaaccaataaataaacaaattataaCACGAAAAAGGAATAAGCACATATACAATTAATGTCAATTTTAGAATATGTTATATTACCGTGAATATGTTATATTAACATAAATGaagctaaaattaaaatttgtcagTTTTAGACTGAAAGTTTTTGTCAGTAcagttatatatttttaatatcactttttatataaattttttttagatttgtaTGAATTTTTGTATATAAGTTTTTTTTGAGGTCNNNNNNNNNNNAAACTGTAAACTGTAATATTATactataatataaaattatagtaTAACATAAAATCATATTATATGTAATATTTTATGTTATACTATTCACATATGTTATACTAGAAAGAGATTATTAGATTATTAGAAACTGTAATATTATACTATAACATAAAGTATCCATACGATACCTTCTCCAATGTGTCTATAAATATGAGTGTCTTGGGTCTGagttaataaaaaaatcatcAGACTCCACCAATCTAATAATCTCTTTCTAATTTGAGCAATCATAACTAAGATGGCTCCAATGGGAGACAATGTTGTTGTGTCCAACATAGAACTGGAAAAGTTACTTAGCATGAAAGGAGGCAAAGGAGAATCCAGTTATGCCAACAATTCCCAAGcacaggttcttcttcttcttctttataattaaaataaccCAAGNNNNNNNNNNNNNNNNNNNNNNNNNNNNNNNNNNNNNNNNNNNNNNNNNNNNNNNNNNNNNNNNNNNNNNNNNNNNNNNNNNNNNNNNNNNNNNNNNNNNNNNNNNNNNNNNNNNNNNNNNNNNNNNNNNNNNNNNNNNNNNNNNNNNNNNNNNNNNNNNNNNNNNNNNNNNNNNNNNNNNNNNNNNNNNNNNNNNNNNNNNNNNNNNNNNNNNNNNATTAATGCGTTTTGTAGtgataatttatattttttatagaataaaacaacaaataaacttttaaagaTTTATACTTCGAATAAATTAGTTGCTtacaaaaatactaataaaatctTTTAGCATAGTTAATTTCTTCAAATTAACTCTTGtgattagaataaaatattttaatttaaattaatttatccaCGTCTGCTCTCGCTCTCGTATAAGAttttatttatacttttttttttactttagaaATTAATCTGTCCGAAATATAAATTTTCAGCGACTTTATTATTCAtgacttaaatatttttatatatgcaGGCAATGCATGCCAAGTCTATGCTTCACCTGTTGAAGGAAACCCTAGATAGAGTTCAGCTTCATGGTTGTTCCGATGATAATGAAATCCCATTTGTGGTGGTGGATTTGGGTTGTTCATGTGGCAACAACACCATTAACGTTGTTGATGTCATCATAAAGCACATAATCAAGCGCTATGAGGCTTTAGGGTTCAATCCACCTGAATTTTCAGCTTTCTTCTCTGACCTTCCTAGTAATGACTTCAACACACTCTTCCAGCTTCTTCCGCCGCATCTTTCTAATGATAACGGCGGAGTTAGCATGGAAGAGTGTCTTGCTGCCAACAACCACCGCTCGTACTTTGCGGCCGGAGTCCCCGGTTCTTTCTATCGGAGACTTTTTCCGGCGAGATCTGTTGATGTTTTTCACTCGGCCTTTTCTTTGCATTGGTTGTCTCAGGTGAGCCATgtcctatcttttttttttcttctttttttttagattctatttttattttatttcagttcATTCTTGGGAACTTGCAAATAACTTTGTGTTCATATGTGTAACTTGAAATTATTAAAGTATTAATTAGAGATTACTAAATTTGTTAATTGTAAGTGATTATTATGATTTGATGATCTAATTTAGTCATCATATATATGTAATACAAAAACGCTATCATATATATacggtttaattactctattggtctctatagtttcgtaaaatttttaattaggtctttatactttttttctttttaattgagtctctgcactaaattttttttttcaattaagtccttcttagtagtaattggcttaattttataggacccaactaaaaaaaataaataaattggtatagggacctaaataaaagaaaaaaaaagtgtagggaccaattaaaagaaaaattttggtgcaatgactcaattaaaaggaaaaaaagtataaggacctaattgaaaatttcgcgaaactatagggaccaacagagtaattaaacttatatatacacataaaaattagttattatgtatttatatataaatttatttaaattattttttacctgtattttatatttaattttaatatgtattctATAAAAATAGTTGATTTAGTggctaataattttttaatatatatataactttttgtatatatttattttacgacaaagataaaaaaaaatttagaagttatattttattaatatgggAATTAACTTATAATTAGATAATTATGTATAAGTTGTTACACTAAAgctatttaaaaattgaaatctaaattattattactattagtATACAAAAGAATGATCATAGAATTCAAATCACATCCAATGACTTTTGTTTCCTTCATCATTCTATAGCCCTTGATCTTTTTTTATAAACCTTTCGGTTAGAGTTCAAACTTTTAAGTTCTTGGAAACTTTTGGTGAAAATGTCCATGATTACTTTAATGAATTTGCTAAACACCTTTTAATCAATTTCAACTGATCATGACTTTCTTAGCTTGTTGTCTTATGATTCACACTATATAGTCTATATGGTTCTATATATGCTGTGATAAATTTTTTACACTAAAATATTTTCGGCGAAGAAACCATCAGTACTTCTATCATTTCCTCTGTTTCGCCCGTTTGATCTGTGCTGTCCTTTATCCACCTATAGGGAATACACCTGTTGCAATGCAAAGGAAAGCTTAACCATAAGAATCTCTTGCAAATCTCACAAAATTTCTTCTTCTCACAATATATTGAAACTCTATAGAAAAGATACTAAAACTGCTCAATATTTGTTTATTGCTTGTGAAACAGCAATGTTAGAGAGATAAAATAAGGTAAGTTATGGTTAATTTGTAAAGTAGTTTACGTAACgttatattagtaaaaataattattttttatattaattacgtGAATAATTATCTAAAATGTGAAGGTGCCAGAATGTGTGGTTGAGAAAAGGTCAAGTGCATATAACAAAGGAAGGGTATTTATCCATGGAGCAAATGAAAGCACAGCAAATGCATACAAGAAACAATTCCAAAGAGACTTGGCAGGGTTTTTGAGTGCAAGATGTGTGGAGATGAAGAGAGGTGGGTCCATGTTCTTGGTCTGCTTGGGAAGAACTTCTGTGGACCCCACTGACCAAGGTGGTGCTGGCCTTCTCTTTGGGACCCACTTTCAGGATGCTTGGGATGATCTTGTCCATGAGGTATTTTCATATATAAATCACttcacatttaaaaaaaaaaaaattatttatatattaaaatttattattaaaattaattattatatatttttaataaatattttatattttatactaataactaatttACCATAACATTGACTGTACAATAATATAGATTTTCAAGACTttctctaaattaaattaaatttctcTACCTCACATGCATATATTACATTAATGCTCTCATAATTAATTATTACTAAAGaataaattaaagataattaaaggtaaaaatatttttcaaaacatcGTTAATCTAATCAAACaatataatatatactatttatcAACAAACTTAAACACAATGTATATAGACTATGAAAAGAACACAAAAAATGTTCTCAAGTATTGAAGCCATCATCACAATATAACTTATTATGAAGTTTCACAATTGCTGCTGCCATGTTTATTTAAAACAAATTGACAATCCCAGCCGTTGGTTTACCATTCCAAAAATTGATCTCTAGCCGTCAATTTATTTGATGATGATGTCGGCAGAAATAATAATGAATTTTCCGGCTGGCAAAGTGGTCCATAATAATTTTGACCACTAATTTAATTCGTTAAATAAGGTTATTAAAACATCAACAAATTAAacacataaaaataaaatcattatATCACACAAAATGGAGTTGCATTTGCATTCTTTGTATCAAATTTTCATCTAATGATTGTAGCTCTGTAATTGTGGGACCAAACAATAGCTTTGATCTTTGAACATAGTCAAAGGCATGTGTACTTAGCTTTTGAATGTAATTTATCTTCAACCATGAATCATACACATACATCCAAACAAAAGTGTTACTGTATATTCAATTAATAAGTACAGAATATAAGCAACACTTTTACTGTTCTACATAAAGATGTGTTGAGCATTCATTGTgggggaaaaagaaaaagaaaaaaaaaggataaaacaTGTCATATATTTCAAATAATATCACTTACTAAAAAGAGATAGAATTCAatagttttaaaatattttttatgtaaattttTACTAATATTTCGATGTTTNNNNNNNNNNNNNNNNNNNNNNNNNNNNNNNNNNNNNNNNNNNNNNNNNNNNNNNNNNNNNNNNNNNNNNNNNNNNNNNNNNNNNNNNNNNNNNNNNNNNNNNNNNNNNNNNNNNNNNNNNNNNNNNNNNNNNNNNNNNNNNNNNNNNNNNNaaatccaattaaaaaaatgatgaaaactcagttgcagttgacttcacgtgaagttgatagctgagagccgttagatgaaaatttagtcaaatcaatcaaatcatctgATGgttctcagttatcaacttcacgtgaagtcgactacacCTGAATTTCcatcttaaaaaaaatataaaattttaattataaatttagtaaaattataagaactaacagaataattaatcCGAATAATAATGATACTGTATGTTATTGATAGGGATTAATAAGCAGTTCAAAAAGGGACAGTTTCAACATTCCAGTGTATGCACCAAGCTTGCAAGATTtcaaggaagtggttgaagaaaaTGGTTCATTTGTGATAAACAAGATTGAAGTGTTCAAAGGAGGGAGCCCCCTTGTTGTTAACAAACCAGATGATGCAATTGAAGTTGGAAAAGCATTTGCCAACAGTTGCAAAAGTGTGTCCGGTGTGCTTGTTGACGCTTTTATTGGTGACAAACTCAGTGAAGAATTGTTTCTTAGAGTTCAGAAAAGAGCCACCGCACATGCTAAAGTCTTACTTCACCAGCTTCAATTTTTTCACATTGTTGCATCCCTTTCTTTTCCTCAAtcacaataaatttataaattcctttaatttcatgttttataaactttgtttaatttttatgagTTGTAGAAATATAATTTGTttgtttctatatatatatttctccTTTTAAATAGGTTTGTATTTGCCTTCTTTAATTTATTGATATATGTTTTCTGTTAATTTGCATTTGCAGATCTTATATGATAGAATATAATTATGattaattagaattatttagtatatatgaatatttattatagaatattacgtctttattattacgattctcttatcTCCtattctaattgatcctaattatattctaacattatATAATAATGTGTATGCAAATTATAATGATTCATATATACATGTGTATAAAAAACTGATAGAAATGTTATAATAAGTTTAGTGTGTTATTCTCTAAACTTTTGGAGTACAAAATTCgtttcttttttattaaatatatttatttttaaaattttgtaaaggataaataaaatttaaaatattaaaattatactTNNNNNNNNNNNNNNNNNNNNNNNNNNNNNNNNNNNNNNNNNNNNNNNNNNNNNNNNNNNNNNNNNNNNNNNNNNNNNNNNNNNNNNNNNNNNNNNNNNNNNNNNNNNNNNNNNNNNNNNNNNNNNNNNNNNNNNNNNNNNNNNNNNNNNNNNNNNNNNNNNNNNNNNNNNNNNNNNNNNNNNNNNNNNNNNNNNNNNNNNNNNNNNNNNNNNNNNNNNNNNNNNNNNNNNNNNNNNNNNNNNNNNNNNNNNNNNNNNNNNNNNNNNNNNNNNNNNNNNNNNNNNNNNNNNNNNNNNNNNNNNNNNNNNNNNNNNNNNNNNNNNNNNNNNNNNNNNNNNNNNNNNNNNNNNNNNNNNNNNNNNNNNNNNNNNNNNNNNNNNNNNNNNNNNNNNNNNNNNNNNNNNNNNNNNNNNNNNNNNNNNNNNNNNNNNNNNNNNNNNNNNNNNNNNNNNNNNNNNNNNNNNNNNNNNNNNNNNNNNNNNNNNNNNNNNNNNNNNNNNNNNNNNNNNNNNNNNNNNNNNNNNNNNNNNNNNNNNNNNNNNNNNNNNNNNNNNNNNNNNNNNNNNNNNNNNNNNNNNNNNNNNNNNNNNNNNNNNNNNNNNNNNNNNNNNNNNNNNNNNNNctgaaaaatagttatttttctaattaaaatattgaaaatgaaattaaaagaaaaaatgctAGTCAAGTATATATATCCATCCTACATGTTCataattgaagaagaaaataagtataaccacaaataaaatatatattttataataaatatatctGTTTACATCATCAATAGTACTGTATTTTAAAAGAATGCTTATCCTCCAAAAGCTTTTTCCTTACTCTTGTCTTCTTTTTGAGGGTTACTTTAATTAGAAAGGAGTCAATGTGTTGTTTTATGTGAGTGTATGTAGTTACTTCCTAGTTTCTACACATCATTGTGCTTTCTGAGTTATGTCCCCTTGTATCTCAACTAATTTTGCTTTcttcattattattattcatagCATCTTATATATATTATCACACTATGTCCACATTTATTATGAATGCATGGTAGGTAATGTATATGTTGCCTTTTGTACCTTATGTTGCATATGCCATTATTAGTTAGTTACAATTCTCTTTTTATGTCTTCTTCTCTTCAATCTAACATCACCATTATTTCTTCATATATTTTATCAAcaagagtaaagtattatttttttttccaacGTTTAAGGTAAGTTATATTTGTATATCCTTAatgtttaaatcgttctatttttattcctaatatttataaaagtgatttaatgttaTTTTGCGATCAATTATACCAATAGATCAGattgtattttttaattattctcattTGTATGTAtttattctcaattaggtctcagtTGAATGTGTTCGATTTCAATATTGTATCTATTATTTATATTCAGGTTCAATTATGTCTCTAAAAATAAaggtgaattatgtaaatgttgcagggattagttttaatttttgatGAGCTATTATTTGGAGCAGATCATCGATTCTGTCACAGATATTTGTATTTTAACTTCAAGAATATATTTTTAGAACTCCAACTAAAGTTCATggtgtgtaattgacggcagaatAACATTGAataatattgaatcacttttacaaatatTAGAAATACAAATAGAATGATTTAAACATTAAAGACACAAATAAAACTTATCCCAAactttgaaaacaaaaataatactttaataACCATTCAAATAGGTTATTGTGAGTATAGGACCAATATCTTAGTAAAGGCCCAATAGTGTATGAGGCAAACTAAATTGTTAtagtt includes:
- the LOC107606437 gene encoding indole-3-acetate O-methyltransferase 1, with the translated sequence MAPMGDNVVVSNIELEKLLSMKGGKGESSYANNSQAQAMHAKSMLHLLKETLDRVQLHGCSDDNEIPFVVVDLGCSCGNNTINVVDVIIKHIIKRYEALGFNPPEFSAFFSDLPSNDFNTLFQLLPPHLSNDNGGVSMEECLAANNHRSYFAAGVPGSFYRRLFPARSVDVFHSAFSLHWLSQVPECVVEKRSSAYNKGRVFIHGANESTANAYKKQFQRDLAGFLSARCVEMKRGGSMFLVCLGRTSVDPTDQGGAGLLFGTHFQDAWDDLVHEGLISSSKRDSFNIPVYAPSLQDFKEVVEENGSFVINKIEVFKGGSPLVVNKPDDAIEVGKAFANSCKSVSGVLVDAFIGDKLSEELFLRVQKRATAHAKVLLHQLQFFHIVASLSFPQSQ